One region of Intestinimonas massiliensis (ex Afouda et al. 2020) genomic DNA includes:
- a CDS encoding acyl CoA:acetate/3-ketoacid CoA transferase → MAKFITAQEAAKQIPDGATVGIAGMGLSGWPEEVACAIRDRFRETGHPCSLELHQGSAMGDWGYGNQFLGWDRTRRPDGPDTAHGNRGVTRLGEAGEGLVTKWSGAHVGSAFTLRDLAAQDKLECHCLPQGVAVNLWREIAAGRPGLFTKVGLGTFVDPRVEGGRMNRCTRDNVAELVEVNGEEYLFFKSFPLHVALLRGTVADEKGNISFMHESVINEGLAVAQAAHNSGGIVIVQVEYVTKAETLNPKDVKIPGILVDYVVQATDPMACWQAEGVYWEPSFSGQIRRPTKAIPPLPLTERKVIARRCAMEVPAGAVLNLGVGMSADVGSIVAEEGCLDRVTMAAESGMIGGVMCALPNFGSSYNPECTLEHNATFDLIDGGGLDMTCLGLGECDAEGNVNVSKFGPRLTGPGGFIDITNATPKVVFCGTFMGKAKYAVGDGKLTILQEGTIQKFVKNVEQITFAGQYAKPSQEVLYVTERCVFQLMDGKMTLIEIAPGIDLEKDVLAHMGFTPAVSPNLKTMDLALFQETWGGLAQTL, encoded by the coding sequence ATGGCAAAATTCATTACCGCGCAAGAGGCGGCCAAACAGATCCCCGACGGGGCGACGGTGGGCATTGCGGGTATGGGACTGTCGGGCTGGCCGGAGGAGGTCGCCTGCGCCATACGGGACCGCTTTCGGGAGACGGGCCATCCCTGCTCGCTGGAGCTGCACCAGGGCAGCGCCATGGGAGACTGGGGCTACGGCAACCAGTTCCTGGGCTGGGACCGGACCCGGCGCCCGGACGGCCCGGATACGGCCCACGGCAACCGGGGTGTGACTCGCCTGGGGGAGGCCGGAGAGGGGCTGGTTACCAAGTGGAGCGGGGCTCATGTGGGCAGCGCCTTCACGCTGCGGGACCTGGCGGCACAGGACAAGCTGGAGTGCCACTGCCTGCCTCAGGGGGTGGCTGTGAACCTGTGGCGTGAGATTGCCGCCGGCCGGCCCGGTCTGTTCACTAAGGTAGGCTTGGGCACCTTCGTGGACCCCCGGGTGGAGGGCGGCCGGATGAACCGGTGCACCAGGGACAACGTGGCCGAGCTGGTGGAGGTCAACGGCGAGGAGTATCTGTTCTTCAAGAGCTTTCCGCTGCATGTGGCCCTGCTGCGGGGCACGGTGGCGGACGAGAAGGGCAACATCTCCTTCATGCACGAGAGTGTCATCAACGAGGGCCTGGCGGTGGCGCAGGCGGCGCACAACTCCGGCGGTATCGTCATTGTCCAGGTGGAGTACGTTACCAAGGCCGAGACCCTGAACCCCAAGGATGTGAAGATTCCGGGCATTCTGGTGGACTACGTGGTCCAGGCCACCGACCCCATGGCCTGCTGGCAGGCGGAGGGCGTATACTGGGAGCCCTCCTTCTCCGGGCAGATCCGCCGGCCCACCAAGGCCATCCCCCCGCTGCCGCTGACCGAGCGGAAGGTCATCGCCCGCCGGTGTGCCATGGAGGTGCCCGCAGGGGCGGTGCTGAACCTGGGGGTGGGTATGTCCGCCGACGTAGGCAGCATTGTGGCCGAGGAGGGATGCCTGGACCGGGTGACCATGGCCGCCGAGAGCGGTATGATCGGCGGCGTGATGTGTGCCCTGCCCAACTTTGGCAGCAGCTACAACCCCGAGTGCACGCTGGAGCACAACGCCACCTTCGATCTGATCGACGGCGGTGGTCTGGATATGACCTGTCTGGGTCTGGGGGAGTGCGATGCGGAAGGTAATGTCAATGTGAGCAAATTTGGCCCCCGCCTCACTGGCCCCGGCGGCTTCATCGACATCACCAACGCCACGCCCAAGGTCGTGTTCTGCGGCACCTTTATGGGGAAGGCCAAGTACGCCGTGGGAGACGGAAAGCTGACCATCCTCCAGGAGGGGACCATTCAGAAATTTGTCAAGAACGTGGAGCAGATTACCTTTGCCGGGCAGTACGCAAAGCCCAGCCAGGAGGTCCTGTACGTCACCGAGCGGTGTGTGTTCCAGCTCATGGATGGGAAGATGACCCTCATTGAGATCGCCCCTGGCATCGACCTGGAGAAGGACGTGCTGGCCCATATGGGCTTTACCCCCGCAGTCTCCCCGAACCTTAAAACGATGGACCTGGCCCTCTTCCAGGAGACCTGGGGTGGGCTGGCGCAGACCCTTTAA
- a CDS encoding acyl-CoA dehydrogenase family protein, protein MSSLYFNEDHEGIREMAKDFAEKTLAPIAGEIDKTEAFPMDVVKTMADMGFLGLKIPEEYGGLGLDMRSYVCVMEEIAKKCATATIFISSANSLSTAPIVISGTPEQKEKYLPGVAAGESLIAFGLTEPNAGSDAASMTTRAVEDGDSYILNGRKCFITMAPIADQCIVYAKTDPEKGAKGITCFMVDMNLPGVSCGRHEEKMGQRGVPVSDVVLEDVRVPKDCVIGEVGMGFINAMKTLSVGRVGVSSMCLGMAQEAIDLAVNHTKNRVQFGKPLAKMQALQFMMADMETKLNAARLLTYNAAYLLDTRQPADKAASMAKYYSAEAAIEIVNKSLQLHGGYGYSREYEIERIYRDVRVCSIYEGSSQVQQMVISGQLLK, encoded by the coding sequence ATGAGCAGTCTGTATTTCAACGAGGATCACGAAGGCATCCGTGAGATGGCGAAGGATTTCGCCGAAAAGACCCTGGCCCCCATCGCGGGGGAGATCGACAAAACCGAGGCATTCCCCATGGACGTGGTGAAGACCATGGCGGACATGGGCTTTCTGGGACTGAAGATCCCCGAGGAGTACGGCGGTCTGGGCCTGGATATGCGCAGCTATGTCTGCGTCATGGAGGAGATCGCCAAGAAGTGCGCTACTGCTACGATCTTCATCTCTTCGGCCAACTCCCTGTCCACTGCCCCCATCGTCATCTCCGGCACCCCGGAGCAGAAGGAGAAGTACCTGCCCGGCGTGGCCGCCGGCGAGAGCTTGATCGCCTTTGGCCTCACCGAGCCCAACGCCGGCTCGGATGCCGCGTCCATGACCACCCGCGCGGTGGAGGACGGAGACAGCTACATCCTCAACGGCCGCAAGTGCTTCATCACCATGGCTCCCATCGCCGATCAGTGCATCGTCTACGCCAAGACCGACCCGGAGAAGGGGGCCAAGGGCATCACCTGCTTTATGGTGGATATGAACCTGCCCGGCGTGTCCTGCGGCCGCCACGAGGAGAAGATGGGCCAGCGGGGCGTGCCGGTGAGCGATGTGGTGCTGGAGGACGTGCGGGTACCCAAGGACTGCGTCATCGGCGAGGTGGGCATGGGCTTCATCAACGCCATGAAGACGCTGTCCGTGGGCCGCGTGGGGGTGTCGTCCATGTGCCTGGGCATGGCCCAGGAGGCCATCGACCTTGCGGTGAACCACACCAAGAACCGGGTGCAGTTCGGCAAGCCCCTGGCCAAAATGCAGGCCCTGCAGTTTATGATGGCGGATATGGAGACCAAGCTCAACGCCGCCCGGCTGCTGACCTACAACGCCGCTTACCTGCTGGACACCAGGCAGCCGGCGGACAAGGCCGCCTCCATGGCCAAGTATTACTCCGCGGAGGCCGCCATTGAGATCGTCAACAAGTCCCTCCAGCTCCACGGCGGCTACGGCTATTCCCGCGAGTACGAGATCGAGCGCATCTACCGCGACGTCCGGGTCTGCTCCATCTACGAGGGCTCCTCCCAGGTCCAGCAGATGGTCATCTCCGGCCAGCTTTTGAAGTAA
- a CDS encoding IS110 family transposase yields MVVSVGIDVSKDKHDCFILNSEGEVLADVFTIPNNMDGFTCLLQKIRDCTTSQDKIRVGLEATGHYSYNILGFLLDNGLATYVLNPLRTNLYRKSLSLRKTKTDRVDARTIAAMLLSDVGLKPYTDTAYHNEELKSLTRYRFDKVKERAKLKCSVSRLVCILFPELENLVPSLHGASVYALLEEFPGAVQIAGAHLTRLKSLLTDASRGRYGRDMALDIRDAARNSIGSRMPAKSLELQHTIRLIRELDAEIEEIETEIQAMMDELHSPITTIPGIGCRMGAMILAEVGDFSRFESPDKLLAYAGLSPSTYQSGQLKNCYPHMEKRGSRYLRYAIYNATKYVCLWDPAFASYLAKKRAEGKHYNVAISHAAKKLVRLIFALEKSRQPYRLVA; encoded by the coding sequence ATGGTAGTTTCTGTTGGCATTGATGTCTCAAAGGACAAGCACGACTGCTTCATTCTCAACTCGGAAGGTGAAGTCCTGGCAGATGTGTTCACCATTCCCAACAACATGGATGGTTTTACCTGCCTGCTTCAGAAAATCCGGGACTGCACCACATCCCAGGACAAAATAAGAGTAGGGCTTGAGGCGACCGGACATTACAGCTACAACATCCTTGGGTTTCTTCTTGACAACGGTCTGGCCACCTATGTCTTGAACCCTTTGCGCACCAATCTCTACAGGAAAAGTCTCAGCTTAAGAAAGACAAAGACTGACCGTGTGGATGCACGAACGATTGCAGCTATGCTTCTGTCCGATGTAGGCCTCAAGCCCTACACAGACACAGCATACCACAATGAGGAGCTAAAGTCACTCACAAGATACCGTTTCGACAAGGTGAAAGAACGAGCCAAACTGAAATGCTCTGTTTCCAGGCTGGTCTGCATCCTGTTCCCAGAGTTGGAAAATCTGGTACCGTCCCTCCATGGGGCTTCTGTCTATGCCTTGCTGGAAGAGTTCCCTGGCGCCGTTCAGATCGCCGGGGCGCACCTGACACGACTGAAATCCCTTTTGACTGACGCCTCCAGAGGCCGTTACGGGCGGGACATGGCCCTGGACATCCGGGATGCTGCCAGGAATTCCATAGGCTCCAGAATGCCTGCCAAGTCCCTCGAATTGCAGCATACCATCCGGCTTATCCGGGAACTGGACGCTGAAATTGAGGAAATCGAAACAGAAATCCAAGCTATGATGGATGAACTGCACTCTCCGATCACGACCATTCCGGGCATTGGCTGTCGCATGGGGGCTATGATCCTTGCCGAGGTTGGGGACTTCTCCCGCTTTGAATCTCCCGACAAGCTGCTTGCCTATGCAGGGCTTTCACCATCGACCTACCAATCCGGACAGCTCAAGAACTGCTATCCGCACATGGAAAAACGCGGCTCCAGATACCTTCGCTACGCCATTTACAACGCCACCAAGTATGTCTGCTTATGGGACCCGGCCTTTGCGTCTTACCTTGCCAAGAAACGAGCGGAAGGCAAGCATTACAATGTTGCAATCTCCCACGCGGCCAAGAAACTGGTACGGCTCATCTTCGCTCTGGAGAAGTCCAGACAACCGTACCGTCTGGTAGCCTAA
- a CDS encoding YczE/YyaS/YitT family protein gives MRKSTPAQWGLRVLVYILGLFCLAVGVALSVNANLGISPVNSLPYVVSKILGTAMSTCVIGIFSFYILLQIVILRKEFKPIHLTQLIFSTIFGYFVDFAKWLLGDFCLPGYGGRLGMLCMSIVVVAVGVVLYIDTELVPMPMEGLALALAKKSGKPFHNVKIVVDCTVVVTGLALSLVCLRRLDGIREGTVIAAIVTGKVIAWVKKPLSPVLQRVCFGAAGEEGQTVRELEELEGAGQE, from the coding sequence ATGAGAAAGAGCACACCGGCACAATGGGGCCTGCGGGTCCTGGTCTATATTTTGGGACTGTTCTGCCTGGCGGTTGGCGTGGCCCTCTCCGTCAACGCCAACCTGGGCATATCCCCGGTGAATTCCCTGCCCTATGTGGTCAGTAAGATTCTGGGGACGGCCATGAGCACCTGCGTCATCGGAATCTTCAGCTTTTATATTCTGCTCCAGATCGTGATTCTGCGGAAGGAGTTCAAGCCCATCCACCTGACCCAGCTCATCTTCTCCACCATTTTCGGCTATTTTGTGGACTTTGCCAAGTGGCTACTGGGGGATTTTTGCCTGCCGGGCTACGGCGGACGGCTGGGGATGCTGTGTATGAGCATCGTGGTGGTAGCCGTCGGCGTGGTGCTGTATATTGACACCGAGCTGGTCCCCATGCCTATGGAAGGTCTGGCTCTGGCTCTGGCAAAAAAGAGCGGAAAGCCTTTTCACAACGTAAAGATCGTGGTAGACTGCACGGTAGTGGTCACCGGCCTGGCGCTGTCTCTGGTATGCCTGCGCCGTCTGGACGGTATCCGGGAGGGCACCGTGATCGCCGCCATCGTCACGGGAAAGGTGATTGCGTGGGTGAAAAAGCCCCTGTCCCCCGTGCTCCAGCGGGTCTGCTTCGGCGCCGCCGGCGAGGAGGGCCAGACGGTCCGGGAACTGGAGGAGCTGGAGGGTGCGGGACAGGAATAA
- a CDS encoding tetratricopeptide repeat protein produces the protein MDYFEQVDLAYQTLKGPALERRLRELTDRCRAEYGERGALYGSMLNELGSYYRGQGRYEASERAFREALELLAQSRGTDSPDYATALNNLAGTHRLMGRLKEAEREFAACLTLYRETLGEGHILYAAGLNNLSLVCLDRGELERAAELQGRAARVLETMPDRRDELAAALCNLGELRRRQGRPEEAERCLLRALELFQRELGVDTPHYHAALNGLGGLCCEVGRYEEACRWFLAAAAAAEKLYGSEHREHRAALEHLRMARRAAEAGV, from the coding sequence ATGGATTATTTCGAACAGGTGGACCTGGCTTATCAGACGCTGAAGGGCCCGGCGCTGGAGCGCCGGCTGCGGGAACTGACGGACCGCTGCCGGGCAGAGTACGGCGAGCGGGGCGCCCTCTACGGCTCCATGCTCAATGAGCTGGGGAGCTACTACCGGGGGCAGGGCCGGTACGAGGCATCGGAGCGGGCCTTCCGGGAAGCGCTGGAGCTGCTGGCGCAAAGCCGCGGTACCGACAGCCCGGACTATGCCACTGCCCTGAACAACCTGGCCGGGACTCACCGGCTGATGGGCCGGCTGAAGGAGGCAGAGCGGGAGTTTGCCGCCTGCCTGACGCTCTACCGCGAGACACTGGGCGAGGGGCACATCCTGTATGCCGCCGGGCTGAACAATCTGAGTCTGGTCTGTCTGGACCGGGGGGAGCTGGAGCGGGCGGCGGAGCTCCAGGGCCGGGCCGCCCGGGTGCTGGAGACGATGCCCGACCGCAGAGACGAGCTGGCCGCCGCCCTGTGCAACCTGGGGGAGCTGCGCCGCAGACAGGGGCGGCCGGAGGAGGCGGAGCGGTGCCTGCTCCGGGCGCTGGAGCTCTTTCAGCGGGAACTGGGTGTGGACACGCCCCACTACCATGCTGCGCTCAATGGCCTGGGCGGCCTCTGCTGCGAGGTAGGCCGCTATGAGGAGGCCTGCCGCTGGTTCCTGGCCGCGGCGGCCGCGGCGGAGAAGCTCTACGGCAGTGAGCACCGGGAGCACCGGGCCGCCCTGGAGCACCTGCGCATGGCCCGCCGGGCGGCGGAGGCTGGGGTATGA
- a CDS encoding DUF4037 domain-containing protein, with product MKGLELSRRYWREVGRPALERDCPQVLESAAAGLAGEGSECFGYDDVISRDHDWGPGFCLWLDRETMARWGREAAAVYARLPPAFLGFRRLRPDPMSAGRVGVLETGAFYRRFFGLDRPPETLAEWRSLPETGLAAATNGAVFEDQSGTFTAFRRALLAYYPEDLRRKKLAARCALAAQSGQYNYARCRRRGDRVAALLALAQFIDHAQAAVFLLNRRYRPYYKWAQRALEDLPLLGRTVGPLLRGLAGEQEDKTGDIEAVSALLIGELARQGLSGGRADFLLPHAREIQAGIRDPDLRDLHLMAE from the coding sequence ATGAAGGGGCTGGAACTGTCCCGACGCTACTGGCGGGAGGTGGGGCGGCCCGCTCTGGAGCGGGACTGCCCCCAGGTGTTGGAGTCGGCCGCGGCGGGTCTGGCGGGCGAGGGCTCGGAGTGCTTCGGCTATGACGACGTCATCTCCCGTGACCACGACTGGGGCCCCGGCTTTTGTCTCTGGCTGGACCGGGAGACGATGGCCCGGTGGGGGCGGGAGGCTGCGGCGGTATACGCCAGGCTTCCCCCGGCGTTTCTGGGCTTTCGCCGCCTGCGGCCTGACCCGATGAGCGCCGGGCGGGTGGGAGTGCTGGAGACCGGCGCCTTCTACCGGCGGTTTTTCGGCTTGGACCGGCCGCCTGAAACGCTGGCGGAGTGGCGGAGCTTGCCGGAGACGGGGCTGGCCGCAGCCACCAACGGCGCGGTATTCGAGGACCAGAGCGGGACGTTCACCGCCTTTCGCCGGGCCCTGCTGGCCTACTACCCGGAGGATCTGCGCCGCAAGAAGCTGGCTGCCCGCTGTGCCCTGGCGGCCCAGTCGGGGCAGTACAATTATGCCCGCTGTCGGAGGCGGGGAGACCGGGTGGCGGCCCTGCTGGCCCTGGCCCAGTTCATTGACCATGCCCAAGCTGCGGTGTTCCTGCTGAACCGCCGTTACCGACCCTATTACAAGTGGGCCCAGCGCGCCCTGGAGGATCTGCCCCTCCTGGGCCGGACGGTGGGCCCGCTCCTGCGCGGGCTGGCAGGGGAACAGGAGGACAAGACCGGGGACATCGAGGCGGTCAGCGCCCTGCTGATCGGGGAACTGGCGCGGCAGGGTCTCTCGGGTGGGAGAGCGGACTTCCTGCTGCCCCATGCCCGGGAGATCCAGGCCGGTATCCGCGACCCGGACCTGCGGGACCTGCACCTGATGGCGGAATAG
- a CDS encoding DUF4125 family protein gives MDRELIQRLVALEWEFFQATRNEGGRAPCQDDRETFWVVRTGQAMGWSEEMAAAWLSDLEAARTAGRNPVMEKYARMMAFTAPEAYAKLAHFLPPVEPEMEKLARALADQTVAWAEAAAQRYPYLCASGRPIRSSADSAAVTSLETYCYGELLTCRPETLRLFQRYYAEKARRGENLYVEIQAHTARLLGYGSLEEAERTLFASARSCCHSDPMQSG, from the coding sequence ATGGACCGGGAGCTGATCCAGCGCCTGGTGGCGCTGGAGTGGGAGTTCTTTCAGGCCACCCGAAACGAGGGCGGCCGCGCCCCGTGCCAGGACGACCGCGAGACCTTTTGGGTCGTGCGCACGGGCCAGGCCATGGGCTGGTCGGAGGAGATGGCGGCCGCCTGGCTGTCCGACCTGGAGGCGGCCCGGACGGCGGGGCGCAATCCGGTGATGGAGAAGTACGCCCGGATGATGGCCTTTACAGCGCCGGAGGCCTATGCCAAGCTGGCCCATTTTCTGCCGCCGGTGGAGCCGGAGATGGAAAAGCTGGCCCGGGCTCTGGCCGACCAGACGGTGGCCTGGGCGGAAGCGGCGGCGCAGCGGTACCCCTATCTCTGCGCCAGCGGACGGCCCATTCGGTCGTCGGCGGACAGCGCTGCGGTCACCTCGCTGGAGACCTACTGCTACGGCGAACTGTTGACCTGCCGTCCGGAGACCCTGCGCCTGTTCCAGCGCTATTACGCGGAAAAGGCACGGCGGGGAGAGAACCTGTACGTGGAGATCCAGGCGCATACCGCCCGCCTGCTGGGGTATGGCTCCCTGGAGGAGGCGGAGCGGACGCTGTTCGCCTCCGCCCGCTCCTGCTGCCACAGCGATCCGATGCAGAGCGGCTGA
- the acpP gene encoding acyl carrier protein, producing the protein MTFEKVRDRIVETLSCDADKVTMEARLAEDLEADSLAAVELSMALEEAFGVTIEDGVLPTLKTVGDLVNYVDAHRN; encoded by the coding sequence ATGACTTTTGAAAAAGTACGGGATAGGATCGTGGAGACCCTGAGCTGCGATGCCGACAAGGTGACCATGGAGGCCCGCCTGGCCGAGGATCTGGAGGCCGACTCTCTGGCCGCGGTGGAGTTGTCCATGGCGCTAGAGGAGGCCTTCGGCGTGACCATCGAGGACGGAGTGCTGCCCACCCTCAAGACGGTGGGCGACCTGGTGAACTACGTGGACGCCCACCGGAACTGA
- a CDS encoding acetyl-CoA carboxylase biotin carboxyl carrier protein: MTNQELFELMDRFSASGLTGLRLTQKDVSLELTRNGGAAPAAPAAACAPAGPEPAGKVLSAPLVGTYYAASAPDAAPFVTAGAQVSEGQTVCLIEAMKMMNEVKAPCDCMVEELYGRDGELVEFGAPLLRYRPL; the protein is encoded by the coding sequence ATGACGAACCAGGAGCTCTTTGAGCTGATGGACCGCTTTTCGGCCAGCGGACTGACGGGGCTGCGACTGACGCAAAAGGACGTATCCCTGGAGCTGACCCGGAACGGGGGGGCTGCGCCGGCCGCCCCAGCCGCGGCCTGCGCTCCGGCGGGGCCGGAACCGGCGGGGAAGGTCCTGTCCGCACCGCTGGTGGGGACCTATTACGCCGCCTCTGCGCCGGACGCCGCCCCCTTCGTAACGGCGGGTGCGCAGGTGTCCGAGGGACAGACGGTCTGTCTCATCGAGGCCATGAAGATGATGAACGAGGTCAAGGCCCCCTGCGACTGCATGGTGGAGGAGCTGTACGGCCGGGACGGCGAGCTGGTAGAATTCGGCGCCCCACTTCTCCGCTACCGCCCCCTGTAA
- the accC gene encoding acetyl-CoA carboxylase biotin carboxylase subunit has protein sequence MFKRVLIANRGEIALRVLRACRELDIETVAVYSTADREALPVQLATRSVCIGPPRAADSYLNQDAILTAARAAGCDAVHPGYGLLSENAGFADACAENGITFIGPSGDVIRAMGNKAAARALMRKAGVPVVPGSDGPVPDGKAAGAVAEAIGYPVLVKASAGGGGRGMRRVDHPADLERLFHEARAESVACFGSGELYLEKLILDPRHIEFQIMADRQGHVVHLGERDCSLQRRNQKLVEESPSRALTPELRKAMGEAAVAAARAAGYENAGTIEFVLDPAGRFYFIEMNTRIQVEHPVTELVTGTDLVREQLRVAAGLPLSWGQEDIALRGHAIECRINAEDPAQGFRPCPGRVEFLHFPGGCGVRVDSALYTGYELPPYYDSLCAKLVVHAPTRLEAIRRMRRVLEEFVLEGFPTNAMLAHQILYHPDFVRGSVTTAFLEEHLEELLAWTKEAET, from the coding sequence ATGTTTAAGCGCGTGTTGATTGCCAACCGGGGGGAGATCGCCCTCCGGGTGCTCCGAGCCTGCCGGGAGCTGGACATCGAGACGGTGGCGGTGTACTCCACCGCCGACCGGGAGGCCCTGCCCGTGCAGCTCGCTACCCGGTCGGTGTGCATCGGCCCGCCCCGGGCCGCGGACAGCTATCTGAACCAGGACGCCATCCTCACCGCCGCCCGGGCCGCCGGGTGCGACGCCGTCCACCCCGGCTACGGCCTGCTGTCGGAGAACGCCGGGTTTGCCGATGCCTGTGCAGAGAACGGAATCACCTTTATCGGCCCCTCCGGGGATGTGATCCGGGCCATGGGCAACAAGGCCGCTGCCCGGGCGCTGATGCGGAAGGCGGGGGTGCCGGTGGTGCCCGGCTCCGACGGTCCGGTACCCGACGGAAAAGCCGCCGGGGCGGTGGCGGAGGCCATCGGCTACCCCGTGCTGGTAAAGGCCAGTGCCGGCGGCGGCGGCCGGGGGATGCGCCGGGTGGATCACCCGGCGGATCTGGAGCGGCTGTTCCACGAAGCCCGGGCCGAGTCGGTGGCCTGCTTTGGCAGCGGGGAGCTGTATTTGGAAAAGCTGATCCTGGACCCGCGGCACATTGAATTTCAAATCATGGCCGACCGGCAGGGTCATGTGGTCCACCTGGGGGAGCGGGACTGCTCCCTCCAGCGGCGGAACCAGAAGCTGGTGGAGGAGTCCCCCTCCCGGGCCCTGACGCCGGAGCTGCGAAAGGCGATGGGGGAGGCCGCCGTGGCGGCGGCCCGGGCTGCGGGCTACGAAAACGCGGGCACCATCGAGTTTGTGCTGGACCCGGCGGGCCGGTTCTATTTCATTGAAATGAACACCCGTATTCAGGTGGAGCATCCGGTCACCGAGCTGGTGACCGGCACCGACCTGGTGCGGGAGCAGCTCCGGGTGGCGGCGGGTCTGCCCCTGTCCTGGGGGCAGGAGGACATCGCCCTGCGGGGCCACGCCATCGAGTGCCGCATCAACGCCGAGGACCCGGCCCAGGGCTTCCGGCCCTGTCCCGGACGGGTGGAGTTCCTCCATTTCCCCGGCGGCTGCGGGGTGCGGGTGGATTCCGCCCTGTACACCGGCTACGAGCTGCCCCCCTATTATGATTCCCTGTGTGCCAAGCTGGTGGTCCACGCCCCCACCCGGCTGGAGGCCATCCGCCGGATGCGCCGGGTCCTGGAGGAGTTCGTGCTGGAGGGCTTTCCCACCAACGCCATGCTGGCCCACCAGATTCTGTACCACCCGGATTTTGTCCGGGGCAGCGTCACTACCGCATTTTTGGAGGAGCACCTGGAGGAGCTTCTGGCCTGGACCAAGGAGGCTGAGACATGA